TAGTGAACTTTGTTTACTTTGTGATATTTTCATATCATTGGATAAGGAATAAGCCAAATCTGTGAAAGAACGTTCCCTTAATTTATCTAAAACATGTTTACTAATTCTAGTGTAATCTAATTTTTGTACGATATTTTGTAAACAACTActtaaatatttcttttcatATTGAATAAAAGGTGGTAAAGAGAGTAAACCAATGATTAAACATTCTAAAATACCAATGGCTTGACAACGAACGGTGGTTTCATTCTTTCCAGGTACTTGTAAACCTTGGTAACCGAAAATCATACGATCAGGTAAGATAGTTGATAAGATAATTGGTGAAATTGATAGAGTTGAGATTGGCTTTGGTGCTTGATTATTTTGTAAGGTCATATACATTAAATGGGTTGATGTTGTATAGAGTAATGTCCATTCTAACCAAAAGATACTTTGAAAATAGGAAGAAGTtgattgatgatgatttggtggtgaatgaatttgatttataattcTAAGACGTGAATTTGTTATGATAATTCTTTGATTGGTGAGGATAGCACAAATGTGTTGAGATGATTTTGGATCTGATTGCCACTCGATTTGGAATACCTTTTCATTTGGTTGCAATTGTAAGATACCATTGTCGCCATCGATATCGACCATATAGTTGTCTTTGCATGATGGATCACTTTGGTTGACATTCTTTGAGAATACCAAACACGATTTCTCTTGACAAAAGTATAAAACAACCTTGTTACCACCCAAAGGTGTCGAATGAACTGATGTAATTCTTGGTACCAATGTGAAATTCTTGAATGAGCTAACGCCTTGTTTCGATAAGGTTGCAACTTTTGCCAATTTACCATCTAAACCTAAAATTAgaatttgttgattattaCCAATGAAAACACAATCTGAACCATCACCTTGTTGATTAACCAATCCTTGTAAATCCATAATGAGATATTTACTAAGTTGAGCTTGAGCTGCCACTGAAAAACTATCATAAATTAACgcaaataattgaaattcatTATTGAATAAGAATTTCTTACCTTTTGATATAtcttcaccaccaccactacccaTTCCACTAGCACTATTTACCATTATTGGTGTATCGATCAATTTCTTTGTAATACCATTCAATGGTAAATAACTCTTTACATAGGTACCATCAAAGAATGTAATCTCTGATGGATAATTAAATGTATTCTCTGGTTCAAAAAAGAAACCcattggtaatggtaatttacTAACCAATGGGAATGAATGATTCAAATGATCatatgaattaattgaatatatattttgatttatatgTCTAATCGATGAAAATGGTTgactatttatatttgatgGATATGGTGATATTGTTGAAGATATATTTGATGATGCTTctaactttaaaaaattaattaaaaaaaaaaagtaattaataattaatatttatttatttatttatttatttatttatttatttatttatttatttatttatttaaacaacTTACTtgtaatgaaaaataatttttagttGGATGAATAACTATAGAGACAGGGTTAAACTTTGGTATTGTTAATggttttgaatattttgaaagATAAGATAAAGAATCATTAATCTCTGGTATAAATGTTGGGATCAATGGTGATTGTACAATGGTCTtgtattgattattaatttcccATGATGATAATTCTTCATAGCCTGATGGTCCAATTGATAATACAAAAAACAATGGTAATTGTGGATGATgaacaattgataatatattttgacctttacaaataaatccactaataaaaaaaaaaaaaaaaaaaaaatttttatgttACTATGAGTATACATTTGTTGTTTTCTCTATCTATCTATCCATCTATCTGTCTTTCTTTCATTTATATAAAGCCTATAATTCTTAATTATGTATATACATACTTTGCAATTACTTCTTGTGGATTTTGAGAAGTTAAATCACCATAAACTAAAGTTAAACCTGAAGAACCTGTCATTACTAAATATTTACCAGTTGGTTCAAATACTAAAAAGTAATGATTTGAATGTTCAATATTTCTAGTATTCTCATAGGATGAAAActcttcaaaatttaaaaatgacaTATTATTTCTTGTATCCCAAATCTTTAATTGACCATCAGTACTACATGATGCTAAAATGGTTTTTGCTGGATGATGTGCAATTGctgaaattggttttttatgtccttttaatttaaatggtgatgatcctttattatgaaaatcaacaactaaaaataataataaaggtatgattaatattgttttttttttttttgttttttttttataaatttttattatgatgATTTTAACTTACCAACAATATCTTTAgattcattttttgaaaaaaagataaCAGGTTTATTTGGTGCAGCAGATTTACATGTAATTGGTCTTTTATCatccaattttaattgatgtaCAATGGTTTGAAGTTTATGGGTTTCTGGATCCCACAAATAAATAACACCCTCTTGTGTAAAAGCTAATAAAAAGGTTGGTGTTTGTATACTATTACCTGGTAATGTTATTAAATGTCTAATGGTTTCTGTTGggtcaataaataatttaccaattacACTTTTTGTTATAATATcataaactatttttttttttaaaaaaaaaaataaataaataaaaaaatgaaaaaaaaatggttagaaaattattattactatagtgtttattaattgtacATACAATGAACTTCATTTCTAATAGCAGCATATAATATTGGTGATTTTGGATGAAAACATAAACAATTGAATAGAATTTGATTTACCATATAACTTTGATTTGGTAATGTTGAAGAGAATGGATTTGAAATGATTGGTGATAATAAGGATAAAGAAGAGGGTGAGCCAATAGTTGAAGATAATGAATTATATTGTAATGATACACCAGTTGAATTAATGGAAACAGTTGAGCCAATTGAATCGGTTGATTTAATCGTTGGtatattttgattaattaatagCATATTACTACCATTCATACCATTCATACCCAATTGACCGCCACCGCCACCACCACCTATATTACTATTGCTACcgctaccaccaccaccactacctgAACCTATATTAACACCGCCACCACTGCCTCCACCACCgcctatattattattattaccaccaccaccaccacctatACCTATATTACTACCTgcattattaccaccaccactaccaccacctaTATTACCATCGtttgaatttggtgatgTTTGACTCTGATTTAAACTATCATATTgatattgtaattgttgttgtacatattgttgttgttgttgctgttgttgtaattgatttCCTACTACAACTGTAGATGTTGATGGTGAATGATACGAATTAGAGATTGAATTActaattgtaattgatgaACAAATGCCAATCTTTAACATTTTATTGTGGtgtatattttattattattttatttaaattattattattattattattattattattattattattattattattattattattattattattattattttattattattatggtttgatttgatttgatttgattttctataaatattaattttacaacaaaaactatttttttatttttttatttttttattttttttttttattattacaagaTATTAAACCTTAATCGGCTAATGGAtatatgtttattattattattttttatttattttttttgttgggAGTgcgtttattattatttttattatttgctattaaaacaatttattgttatttttattaattttcagTTATCTTTTCCCCCAACACTTGTGATCACACtgttagttttttttttttttattttttgatatataaaaaaaaaaaaaaattaaaaataaaaaaaaataaaaattttgaaaaaaaaatctttttttttttttttttttatttttttttatttttttttttttttgattttaattttctttttttttttttttttttgattattttatgATAACTCTAAAATGGGTTTgaaaaatgttaataaaataaataaaaataaaatatgtcatatttttttcatttgattaattgaagaaaaaaaaagtgaaaaaaaaaaataaaaaaataaataaaaaaataaataaaattataaaagatGTAgaaaaatttttctttttttttttttttttttttttttttttttttttttttttttttgatagtTTAGTTTATTCAAACAGAAATTTCCAtaattatctttaaaaaaaataaaaaaataaatttagaaattattaaaaatttaggtCCAAATAAAGAATCccataaaaagaaaaatggtcacataaattaaaataaattaaaaaaatacaaataaaagaaataataaattttaaaaaaaacaattgtttttaaattattttggcttaaattaaactttttgAATAATATATTATGGAATTATATAAagctatattttttttattttaattctttttttttttttttcagaacttttttttggtgaactggattttttttttaaagaagtttaattggtattgaattttttttttttttttttttttttttttttcttttaatatttattttgaaaaaattactaAAAACCACAATCAAATTGGATTAACAGTGATTGTTGCtgttttactttttattatttttttatttttatttttatttttatttatttttttaattttatttcatattattattattatatttttttttataaataaaaaaagatcgatcgatgatttatttatttatttatttttttattgacaAAGATATTTTTGCAATAAATCAACATTTTCTTTTGGTAAATATTGATTAAGATTAATATTACCATCACAAAACATTTGTCTGGAATAATAACTTCCAACGATTACTAATGGTACCATTACTAAATATGTTAAGTTTCTTAATAAATGACTTGGTTTAAGCGTTTGAATTACGCTCTGAAAAGTGAGAgagaagataaaaaaaaaaaaaaaaaaaattaatatttttgatttattgaaACAACAATACATATAATAATACTTACATCACAAGTTATATTACAAAGATTAACATCATCAACTTCAAAAGTACTCTTTTGTGgtttctttaattgttttccttgttgttgtaaaagttgttgttgttgttgatgttgttgaatttgtaattgtctttttaataataaactattattttcttctCTACAGAATAATGCTAATTCATAAACTGATT
This region of Dictyostelium discoideum AX4 chromosome 3 chromosome, whole genome shotgun sequence genomic DNA includes:
- a CDS encoding WD40 repeat-containing protein; this encodes MLKIGICSSITISNSISNSYHSPSTSTVVVGNQLQQQQQQQQYVQQQLQYQYDSLNQSQTSPNSNDGNIGGGSGGGNNAGSNIGIGGGGGGNNNNIGGGGGSGGGVNIGSGSGGGGSGSNSNIGGGGGGGQLGMNGMNGSNMLLINQNIPTIKSTDSIGSTVSINSTGVSLQYNSLSSTIGSPSSLSLLSPIISNPFSSTLPNQSYMVNQILFNCLCFHPKSPILYAAIRNEVHFYDIITKSVIGKLFIDPTETIRHLITLPGNSIQTPTFLLAFTQEGVIYLWDPETHKLQTIVHQLKLDDKRPITCKSAAPNKPVIFFSKNESKDIVVVDFHNKGSSPFKLKGHKKPISAIAHHPAKTILASCSTDGQLKIWDTRNNMSFLNFEEFSSYENTRNIEHSNHYFLVFEPTGKYLVMTGSSGLTLVYGDLTSQNPQEVIANGFICKGQNILSIVHHPQLPLFFVLSIGPSGYEELSSWEINNQYKTIVQSPLIPTFIPEINDSLSYLSKYSKPLTIPKFNPVSIVIHPTKNYFSLQLEASSNISSTISPYPSNINSQPFSSIRHINQNIYSINSYDHLNHSFPLVSKLPLPMGFFFEPENTFNYPSEITFFDGTYVKSYLPLNGITKKLIDTPIMVNSASGMGSGGGEDISKGKKFLFNNEFQLFALIYDSFSVAAQAQLSKYLIMDLQGLVNQQGDGSDCVFIGNNQQILILGLDGKLAKVATLSKQGVSSFKNFTLVPRITSVHSTPLGGNKVVLYFCQEKSCLVFSKNVNQSDPSCKDNYMVDIDGDNGILQLQPNEKVFQIEWQSDPKSSQHICAILTNQRIIITNSRLRIINQIHSPPNHHQSTSSYFQSIFWLEWTLLYTTSTHLMYMTLQNNQAPKPISTLSISPIILSTILPDRMIFGYQGLQVPGKNETTVRCQAIGILECLIIGLLSLPPFIQYEKKYLSSCLQNIVQKLDYTRISKHVLDKLRERSFTDLAYSLSNDMKISQSKQSSLEKFRMAWISKQYEAANRHLSIEFNRISIIKNPNDTEKRQFNKLKENMRDFGRECMNAGHYLLAKDCFQKLSEHIYLLQISILLNDRDSVIAIKRDAELRGDDHVLLAACDKYLNKQNKSINKVNPPVVKILPWDPTATTNVSMKSGLDYLSPINLNSIQRYYPISLPFSGASASLNGGKHKLLRPPEESWPPEDFKHSVAITPPRTLMSLVANRLSTKSHMSSTTTLRRSPSIENIRTTSTTFDSSKFNTDNQELFDDDSDDDSDSGADADVDSENEEDRKLVMTVPASLQHNDNSSLTNITVTDNDSNLDQDITSNTGSDIADLNDTQLSSTPTPTTTLSS